From the Methanobacteriaceae archaeon genome, one window contains:
- a CDS encoding NifB/NifX family molybdenum-iron cluster-binding protein, with protein MRLAVVSSDGVNVDLHLGKAKSVCIYDYVDDNVKFVEKRDIEIDDNSKHQGNIVIKACSDCDVLISVQYGFKTKVLANEVGIKLVMDEGTIDEVLQRYIDHYNFMHN; from the coding sequence ATGCGATTAGCAGTTGTATCTTCTGATGGTGTAAATGTTGATTTACATCTTGGAAAAGCAAAATCTGTCTGCATATATGATTATGTGGACGATAATGTTAAATTCGTTGAAAAAAGAGATATTGAAATCGATGATAACTCAAAACATCAGGGAAATATAGTTATTAAAGCTTGCAGTGACTGTGATGTTTTGATTTCTGTTCAATATGGATTTAAAACCAAGGTTTTAGCTAACGAAGTTGGTATAAAACTTGTAATGGATGAAGGTACAATTGATGAAGTATTGCAAAGATACATTGATCATTATAACTTCATGCATAACTAA
- the mtnP gene encoding S-methyl-5'-thioadenosine phosphorylase translates to MIGIIGGSGVYEITQKADSCVEKIVETDYGQVTVSILEIFSKTVAFIPRHAAGHSIPPHKINYRANIDALKNVGVTQIIATNSVGSMNTDMGPGTFVIPDDFLDFSQNRAKTFYEDKVVHIDVTEPYCPTLRDILAKSGDVILGGTYVCTEGPRFETPAEIKMFKMLGGDLVGMTGVPEVSLARERGICYNSICIVSNYAAGISDDILTIDEVFEMVSQKESELLELIYNFIKNAEDAPECACRHALDGAEV, encoded by the coding sequence ATGATTGGAATTATCGGTGGTAGTGGAGTATACGAAATTACCCAAAAAGCAGATTCATGTGTTGAAAAAATAGTTGAAACTGATTATGGGCAAGTAACAGTCTCTATTTTGGAAATATTTTCCAAAACTGTTGCTTTTATTCCTCGCCATGCAGCAGGTCACTCAATCCCACCACACAAAATCAATTACAGAGCAAACATTGATGCTTTAAAAAATGTGGGTGTTACTCAAATAATAGCTACTAACTCTGTTGGATCAATGAATACTGATATGGGTCCTGGAACCTTTGTAATTCCTGATGACTTTTTAGATTTCTCACAAAACAGAGCAAAAACCTTCTATGAAGACAAAGTAGTTCACATTGATGTTACCGAACCATATTGTCCAACATTAAGAGATATTTTGGCAAAATCCGGTGATGTAATTTTAGGTGGAACCTACGTATGTACAGAAGGACCACGTTTTGAAACTCCGGCTGAAATTAAAATGTTTAAAATGCTTGGAGGAGATTTAGTGGGAATGACTGGAGTTCCTGAAGTTAGCCTTGCTCGTGAAAGAGGAATCTGCTATAACTCAATTTGTATAGTATCCAATTATGCTGCAGGTATTTCTGATGACATATTAACCATCGATGAAGTATTTGAAATGGTTAGTCAAAAAGAATCAGAATTACTTGAATTGATTTATAACTTTATTAAAAATGCTGAAGACGCACCTGAGTGTGCATGTCGCCACGCATTAGATGGTGCTGAAGTATAG